In one window of Desulforhabdus amnigena DNA:
- the tsaA gene encoding tRNA (N6-threonylcarbamoyladenosine(37)-N6)-methyltransferase TrmO, which yields MTKDVPFLLQPVGVVRSPLKSRENCPKQGSEGAPDAWLEIDPAFTEALDGLTVGCEIFVLTWLHKAQRDLLKVHPRGNPAQPLRGVFATRSPHRPNPIGLHRVEILEIQESGRVRVRPLEALDGTPIVDIKPVIQGTSGR from the coding sequence ATGACGAAAGACGTTCCGTTCTTGCTGCAGCCGGTCGGTGTGGTCCGCTCACCGCTCAAGTCCCGGGAAAATTGCCCCAAACAGGGATCGGAAGGGGCTCCGGACGCCTGGCTGGAAATCGATCCGGCTTTCACCGAAGCCCTGGACGGCCTCACGGTCGGGTGCGAGATCTTCGTTCTGACCTGGCTTCACAAGGCGCAGCGCGATCTCCTCAAGGTCCACCCTCGAGGCAATCCGGCCCAGCCTCTTCGCGGAGTTTTCGCCACGCGCTCCCCGCACCGTCCGAATCCCATCGGCCTGCACCGGGTGGAAATTCTGGAGATTCAGGAATCCGGCCGCGTAAGAGTCCGCCCGCTGGAAGCTCTGGACGGAACGCCGATCGTCGATATCAAGCCGGTGATACAGGGCACCAGCGGAAGGTGA
- a CDS encoding MotA/TolQ/ExbB proton channel family protein yields the protein MIDFFMKGGALMWPILLCSVVALALILTKALQYRDILRRISPSPEEIMKEKPAEVIPLIEAIEKGLDEKQVSFIGTREIREMEKGLGILTLVSVIAPLLGFTGTVTGMIQAFMVIAAQHGSRVDPSMVAGGIYEALITTAGGLFVAIPTHIALHFLEERLDEISMRLKGFAMTLYEGRHHGI from the coding sequence ATGATTGATTTCTTTATGAAAGGCGGAGCCCTTATGTGGCCCATCCTCCTCTGTTCCGTGGTGGCTCTGGCCCTGATTCTTACCAAGGCCCTCCAGTACCGGGACATTCTCCGGAGAATCTCACCTTCCCCGGAGGAGATTATGAAGGAAAAACCTGCTGAAGTCATTCCCCTCATCGAAGCTATAGAAAAGGGACTGGACGAAAAGCAAGTTTCCTTCATCGGAACTAGGGAAATCAGGGAGATGGAAAAAGGGCTGGGAATCCTTACCCTGGTGTCCGTCATTGCCCCTTTGCTCGGCTTCACGGGGACGGTCACAGGCATGATTCAGGCATTCATGGTCATTGCCGCTCAGCATGGAAGCCGTGTGGATCCATCCATGGTTGCAGGCGGAATCTACGAAGCACTCATCACTACTGCAGGCGGACTCTTCGTGGCCATCCCCACTCACATCGCTCTTCATTTTCTCGAGGAACGCCTCGATGAAATCTCCATGCGCCTGAAGGGATTCGCCATGACGCTCTACGAGGGGAGGCACCATGGAATTTGA
- a CDS encoding class I SAM-dependent methyltransferase, which produces MESNPLFKTLSFIADFYDRCKFGCEGVEGYRKSTDMRKCIHFILELEKSGFLDNRRTSFLDLGCADGRVNVMMSYMVRKSIGIEIDPDILSEYAPMKEKLTLQLQEAGLIPPPENISVFQGSSLEEQTYRQVFEKTGVSFQEIDFFYTYITLHDLFGELIAEKAKPGALYMVYGFSKVLPRYEGLERVLSDVGSQGIAALYRKK; this is translated from the coding sequence ATGGAATCAAATCCTCTTTTCAAGACGCTCTCTTTCATTGCGGACTTTTATGACAGATGCAAATTCGGCTGCGAAGGAGTGGAAGGATATCGCAAATCCACGGACATGCGCAAATGCATCCATTTTATTCTGGAGCTCGAGAAATCCGGGTTCCTGGACAACCGACGGACATCTTTCCTGGATCTGGGATGCGCGGACGGCCGGGTGAATGTCATGATGAGCTACATGGTCAGGAAATCCATCGGGATTGAAATCGACCCGGACATTCTTTCCGAATACGCCCCCATGAAGGAAAAACTCACTTTACAGCTTCAGGAAGCCGGACTCATCCCGCCCCCGGAAAATATTTCCGTTTTTCAAGGAAGTTCCCTCGAAGAGCAGACTTATCGGCAAGTTTTCGAGAAAACGGGGGTATCTTTCCAGGAGATCGATTTCTTTTACACCTACATCACACTTCATGATCTTTTCGGGGAACTCATCGCAGAAAAAGCAAAACCCGGGGCACTCTACATGGTCTACGGCTTCAGCAAAGTCCTTCCCCGTTATGAAGGCCTGGAACGGGTGCTTTCCGATGTCGGTTCCCAGGGGATTGCAGCGCTTTACCGGAAAAAATGA
- a CDS encoding oligopeptide/dipeptide ABC transporter ATP-binding protein, which produces MLAAKNLILRAGKALYPVWKVDLQLGKEDRVALVGESGGGKTSLAWALLGRPLPGQEVLEGEVFFCGCNLLALSQSERARLYYRRIALVPQNAQDSFHPAQVLWKSAREVIQNGENKKLDAKSVLGLLAPLGEPLDLPASLWSCYPHQLSGGQKQRMALVLSLLNAPEVLLLDEPTNALDELTREKVIVFLEDWLAAHHASVILFTHDIGLAGRWAKRIAVLYRGEIVEELPGDEMRRPLHPYTKGLMNASVRMGDPPLSRRSIPGYALPISAPPRKCGFLDRCSHAMERCGRESPSLQVRGNHRVRCFLPSL; this is translated from the coding sequence ATGCTCGCGGCGAAGAATCTTATATTACGTGCCGGAAAGGCCCTTTATCCTGTCTGGAAAGTGGATCTTCAACTGGGGAAGGAAGACCGGGTAGCACTGGTTGGTGAATCGGGCGGGGGAAAGACGAGTCTTGCCTGGGCCCTTCTGGGGCGGCCTTTGCCGGGGCAGGAGGTACTGGAAGGGGAGGTATTCTTTTGCGGGTGTAACCTCTTGGCCCTCTCTCAAAGCGAACGCGCCCGCCTTTATTATCGCCGCATCGCTCTGGTTCCCCAAAATGCGCAGGACAGCTTTCATCCGGCTCAGGTGCTTTGGAAGTCGGCCCGCGAGGTGATACAAAATGGAGAAAATAAAAAGCTCGATGCAAAGAGCGTTCTGGGTCTCCTGGCTCCCCTTGGCGAGCCTCTGGATCTGCCCGCTTCCCTCTGGTCATGCTATCCGCATCAACTGTCAGGCGGTCAGAAGCAACGCATGGCCCTGGTCCTATCCCTCTTGAATGCGCCGGAAGTTCTGCTCCTGGATGAACCGACCAACGCTCTCGACGAACTGACCCGTGAAAAAGTGATTGTGTTTTTGGAAGATTGGCTCGCCGCCCACCACGCGAGCGTCATCCTTTTTACCCATGATATCGGATTGGCCGGCCGGTGGGCGAAGCGCATCGCAGTGCTCTATCGTGGAGAGATTGTCGAGGAGTTGCCGGGGGATGAAATGCGAAGGCCGTTGCACCCCTACACAAAGGGGCTCATGAATGCCTCCGTTCGAATGGGAGATCCCCCCTTGAGTCGCCGCAGCATTCCAGGGTACGCTCTTCCCATTTCGGCTCCTCCCCGGAAATGCGGTTTTCTCGATCGGTGCTCTCATGCAATGGAACGGTGCGGGCGGGAAAGTCCGAGTCTTCAGGTGCGGGGAAACCACAGAGTGAGGTGTTTTTTGCCAAGTCTGTAG
- a CDS encoding energy transducer TonB → MKFWPSALTSAVAHALILCIPVSMTLNNVSLETPCEEFQFVVLQSEESQGGRMLPEPGVPIPPAAQQQPFAPQEADLSEEIPEPQKTPPRMDTPEVEKTPPLQEKKPSPITIARKTPPPKPKPQKEVQKPPVKAVRRQEPREVASTASTQTPEPSAAPSAQKSGSEEALPKESPVDTAGTGNSPKSDSGSSAGNGPIQVPFGSGDGPRFVQRVLPKYPRLARELGKEGRVVLQLTIDENGRLAHVEVVSKAGSGFDEEAVRAVKSSTFLPAKRNGKPITSIARLPIRFQLRSSNDD, encoded by the coding sequence ATGAAATTTTGGCCGAGCGCCCTGACTTCTGCCGTTGCCCACGCATTAATCCTCTGCATTCCTGTCTCCATGACTTTGAACAACGTGAGCCTGGAGACGCCGTGTGAAGAATTTCAGTTCGTTGTCCTTCAGAGTGAAGAGTCACAGGGGGGACGGATGTTGCCGGAACCAGGCGTCCCTATTCCTCCGGCGGCTCAACAACAACCCTTTGCGCCTCAGGAAGCGGATCTATCCGAGGAAATCCCCGAACCGCAGAAGACACCTCCACGCATGGATACTCCGGAGGTGGAAAAAACTCCTCCCCTTCAGGAAAAAAAACCATCTCCCATCACCATTGCCAGAAAAACTCCGCCCCCAAAACCCAAGCCACAGAAAGAAGTCCAAAAACCTCCTGTAAAAGCGGTTCGAAGGCAGGAACCCCGTGAGGTCGCATCCACGGCTTCGACCCAAACCCCGGAACCATCGGCGGCCCCATCCGCACAAAAATCAGGTTCGGAAGAGGCATTGCCGAAGGAATCGCCCGTGGATACGGCGGGGACTGGAAATTCTCCCAAATCCGACAGCGGTTCCTCCGCGGGAAACGGCCCGATTCAAGTACCGTTCGGCTCGGGAGACGGTCCTCGATTCGTCCAAAGGGTGCTCCCCAAATATCCGCGGCTTGCCAGAGAACTGGGCAAAGAAGGAAGAGTGGTTCTGCAGCTTACTATCGATGAAAACGGGAGGTTGGCACACGTGGAAGTCGTCAGTAAGGCAGGATCCGGATTCGATGAAGAGGCCGTTCGAGCGGTGAAAAGCTCAACTTTCTTGCCGGCAAAAAGGAATGGGAAGCCCATAACCAGCATAGCGCGTTTACCGATTCGCTTTCAGTTGAGGAGTTCAAACGATGATTGA
- a CDS encoding sigma-54-dependent Fis family transcriptional regulator gives MSQTSFSFCKALSSELDPEKLQQKFLSSLLELQNLERGSIWVKKTDGYLCVEAVGDQSEKIKGITISANRPSIVGWVIENGKMTIAEPGKDERHYKEFEADMAVKSKLILCFPLFLKGGEVYGAVQLIDTRSGGSRLNLDQDYLELLQNLVDIGSIVLSNSLVYSAQVQENLKLKQTLESIRREEPILGESEAFLKILKVASDYAKTDFPVLITGESGTGKEVIAKEIHRLSNRMDKPFLVQNCSAIPETLLESELFGYQKGAFTGAVKDKVGLFEAANGGTVFLDEIGDMPLQLQARILRVLQNSEIKPLGGTKTKKIDVRIISATNKDLKEAIAKEQFREDLFYRLNVLPLHLPALRERKEDILLLLDHFLSRESFKMGIPPKKFSKDALDYLIKYSWKGNIRELENFVKHIIVVVEGEKITLDDLSLHFPPAQLAPPEEEKPVDGNRGEETEKPSPGGASFFDGYSWEELERAYVLYLLEKNRWHITRAAKEAKVNRSTFDSRMKKLGIRK, from the coding sequence ATGAGTCAAACATCTTTCAGCTTCTGCAAAGCTCTTTCGAGCGAGCTCGACCCGGAAAAACTGCAGCAGAAGTTTCTCTCATCCCTTCTTGAACTTCAAAACCTGGAACGTGGTTCCATATGGGTGAAAAAGACGGATGGCTACCTCTGCGTCGAAGCCGTGGGAGATCAGAGTGAAAAGATCAAGGGCATCACGATCAGCGCCAACCGCCCGAGCATCGTGGGCTGGGTGATAGAAAACGGGAAAATGACCATCGCCGAGCCGGGCAAGGATGAACGCCATTACAAGGAATTTGAAGCAGACATGGCGGTAAAGAGCAAACTCATCCTGTGCTTTCCGCTCTTTCTCAAAGGAGGTGAGGTCTATGGCGCCGTTCAGCTCATCGACACCCGATCCGGAGGAAGCCGCCTCAACCTCGACCAGGACTACCTGGAACTCCTGCAGAACCTGGTGGATATCGGGTCCATCGTTCTCAGCAATTCCCTCGTTTATAGTGCTCAGGTTCAAGAAAACCTCAAGCTGAAGCAGACCCTGGAATCTATTCGCAGGGAGGAACCCATTCTTGGGGAGAGTGAGGCCTTCCTTAAAATATTGAAAGTGGCCTCGGATTACGCCAAGACAGACTTTCCCGTCCTGATAACGGGAGAAAGCGGAACGGGAAAGGAGGTCATCGCCAAGGAAATACACCGGCTGAGCAACCGGATGGACAAGCCGTTTCTGGTTCAGAACTGCAGCGCCATCCCCGAAACATTGCTCGAAAGCGAACTTTTCGGATATCAGAAAGGGGCCTTCACGGGGGCCGTCAAGGATAAGGTTGGACTCTTCGAAGCCGCAAACGGAGGCACGGTTTTTCTGGATGAAATAGGCGACATGCCGCTTCAACTCCAGGCCCGTATCCTGCGTGTGCTCCAGAACAGCGAAATCAAACCACTGGGAGGCACAAAAACCAAAAAGATCGATGTGCGAATCATCTCCGCCACCAACAAGGACCTGAAAGAAGCCATCGCAAAAGAGCAGTTCAGAGAAGACCTCTTTTACCGACTCAATGTGCTTCCGCTCCATCTTCCGGCTCTAAGGGAGAGGAAGGAGGACATCCTGCTCCTCCTCGACCACTTTCTCAGCCGTGAATCCTTCAAGATGGGAATTCCCCCCAAGAAGTTCAGCAAGGATGCATTGGACTACCTGATCAAATACTCATGGAAGGGGAATATTCGGGAGCTGGAAAACTTCGTCAAGCACATCATCGTGGTGGTGGAAGGGGAAAAAATCACTTTGGATGATTTGAGCCTGCATTTTCCGCCCGCCCAACTCGCCCCTCCCGAGGAGGAGAAGCCCGTCGATGGAAACAGAGGCGAGGAAACGGAAAAACCTTCTCCAGGGGGAGCGTCTTTTTTCGACGGCTATTCCTGGGAAGAACTGGAAAGGGCTTATGTCCTCTACCTTCTGGAAAAAAACAGGTGGCATATTACCCGTGCCGCCAAAGAAGCCAAAGTCAACCGTTCCACCTTCGATTCCCGAATGAAAAAACTCGGCATCAGGAAATAA
- a CDS encoding FmdE family protein, with protein sequence MTTEYPQDLQESIKFHGHVCPGLLIGYRAAKAAKEHLGVDRPEDEELVAIVESDGCGVDAIQALLGCTLGKGNLIYQDHGKQVYTVICRKKGKAVRLAMRRGPFRRNPEQEAVFQKVLKGEASKEEEETFRAFQKERVDELLAADLNDLFKIEDVQPEIPSRARIFKSVTCEYCGEEVMEPRARFRDGKIACIPCSEHYNRGW encoded by the coding sequence ATGACAACAGAGTACCCCCAGGATCTTCAGGAATCGATCAAGTTTCACGGTCACGTCTGCCCCGGTTTACTCATTGGATATCGGGCGGCCAAAGCCGCGAAGGAGCACCTGGGAGTGGACCGTCCGGAAGATGAAGAACTGGTCGCCATTGTAGAATCCGATGGATGCGGTGTAGATGCCATTCAAGCGCTTCTGGGATGCACTCTCGGCAAGGGCAATCTCATCTACCAGGATCATGGGAAACAGGTGTATACGGTGATCTGCCGTAAAAAAGGAAAAGCGGTTCGATTGGCCATGAGACGGGGGCCCTTTCGCAGAAATCCTGAGCAGGAGGCCGTTTTTCAGAAGGTGCTGAAAGGCGAGGCTTCGAAGGAGGAAGAGGAAACCTTTCGGGCTTTCCAGAAAGAACGCGTGGATGAGCTCTTGGCGGCCGATCTGAATGACCTTTTCAAGATCGAGGATGTTCAGCCCGAAATCCCGAGCCGGGCCCGCATTTTCAAATCCGTGACCTGCGAGTATTGCGGCGAGGAGGTCATGGAACCGAGGGCCAGGTTTCGAGACGGGAAGATCGCCTGTATTCCCTGTTCGGAACATTACAACCGGGGATGGTGA
- a CDS encoding ExbD/TolR family protein — translation MEFERRRRRHTHIDVAPLVDVVFNLLLFFVITYNVVADPAIKIRLPESKTADTQAEEQVVIALSKEGETYIGEQAVKLEELSSVVQQRLSEIKEPSVKIKADQDVPVGLLLKVVDAVKLSGCSAFSIATAKK, via the coding sequence ATGGAATTTGAAAGAAGGAGGAGACGCCACACGCACATTGACGTTGCACCCCTCGTCGATGTCGTCTTCAATCTGCTCCTCTTTTTTGTAATCACCTACAACGTGGTCGCAGATCCCGCCATAAAGATCCGGCTGCCGGAATCGAAGACGGCGGACACCCAGGCGGAGGAGCAAGTCGTTATTGCCCTGTCCAAAGAGGGCGAGACCTACATCGGGGAGCAGGCAGTGAAGCTCGAAGAGCTTTCATCAGTCGTTCAACAAAGATTGAGCGAAATCAAAGAACCGTCCGTCAAGATCAAAGCAGATCAGGATGTCCCGGTAGGCCTTCTCCTGAAGGTCGTCGATGCGGTCAAGCTCTCGGGGTGTTCCGCCTTCAGCATAGCTACGGCAAAGAAATAG
- a CDS encoding ABC transporter ATP-binding protein produces the protein MIQTLQKYPEGDEGYIGFVQESAPQILELRGVTKSFRSGRRAVEVLKGVNLTLRKGEVVALVGPSGAGKTTLLHVVAGLLGADSGKGLFQGRALPLEETCRGRERMSLVFQDPYAALSAHLRIRETVLEPLRIKGDREGESRRVREALTSVRLTPPEAYLDRYPGRLSGGQRQRVAIARAIITHPDLLLADEPTSMLDASAGVGILNLIRRLAAGGMGVLITIHDLATACYVADRLLVLFAGTIVEEGPPGEILSRPRHEVTRQLIETAKMRHREVSIP, from the coding sequence ATGATTCAAACCCTGCAGAAGTATCCGGAGGGGGACGAAGGATATATCGGATTCGTTCAGGAATCGGCACCGCAGATTTTGGAATTGCGGGGCGTGACGAAAAGCTTTCGTTCCGGGCGCAGGGCTGTTGAAGTACTGAAAGGGGTGAACCTGACGCTTCGAAAGGGCGAAGTGGTCGCTCTGGTTGGACCCTCCGGTGCAGGAAAGACCACCCTCCTTCATGTCGTGGCTGGACTTCTGGGGGCTGATTCGGGAAAAGGGCTTTTCCAGGGAAGAGCGCTTCCCCTGGAGGAGACCTGCCGCGGGCGGGAAAGGATGTCCCTGGTTTTTCAGGACCCGTATGCGGCGCTTTCTGCGCATCTTCGAATCCGGGAGACGGTCCTGGAGCCCCTGAGAATCAAAGGGGATAGAGAGGGTGAAAGCCGGAGGGTCCGGGAGGCCCTGACATCGGTTCGTTTGACTCCTCCCGAAGCCTACCTGGATCGCTACCCGGGCCGCCTTTCGGGAGGACAAAGGCAGCGTGTGGCCATAGCGCGGGCTATCATTACACATCCGGATCTGCTTCTGGCCGATGAACCCACTTCCATGCTGGATGCCTCGGCGGGGGTCGGTATCCTGAACCTGATCCGCCGCCTTGCCGCCGGAGGGATGGGGGTCCTTATAACGATTCATGATCTCGCCACGGCCTGTTATGTGGCGGATCGTCTTCTGGTGCTCTTCGCGGGGACAATCGTGGAAGAAGGTCCTCCGGGGGAGATCCTTTCAAGGCCGCGTCACGAGGTGACGCGGCAACTCATTGAAACCGCCAAAATGCGCCATCGCGAGGTTTCGATCCCGTAG
- a CDS encoding cupin domain-containing protein, protein MNKNAAYWIEKLGLSPHPEGGYFIQTYRSDESVRDGQLPRRFEGDRVFSTAIYYLLEGKQFSAFHRIKSDEIWHFYTGSSLTLYVIDGEGRLSRKKLGNAWENGEAFQVVVKAGCWFAASVNDPDSYALVGCTVAPGFEYEDFELAERKRLIKEYPQHQRIIERLTK, encoded by the coding sequence ATGAACAAAAACGCAGCTTACTGGATCGAAAAACTTGGACTCTCTCCGCACCCTGAAGGGGGATACTTCATCCAGACGTACCGGTCGGATGAATCGGTGAGAGACGGGCAGCTTCCTCGAAGATTTGAAGGAGATCGTGTTTTTTCCACGGCGATTTACTATCTTCTGGAGGGGAAGCAGTTTTCAGCTTTTCATCGCATCAAATCCGATGAAATCTGGCACTTTTATACGGGCAGTTCACTCACTCTGTACGTGATCGATGGAGAAGGCCGTTTGTCCCGGAAAAAATTGGGGAATGCCTGGGAGAATGGCGAAGCGTTTCAGGTTGTGGTGAAGGCGGGGTGCTGGTTTGCTGCTTCCGTCAACGATCCGGATTCCTATGCTTTGGTGGGATGCACGGTGGCGCCCGGTTTCGAATATGAAGATTTTGAGTTGGCGGAACGAAAGAGACTAATAAAGGAATATCCCCAACACCAACGGATCATTGAAAGGCTCACAAAATAG
- a CDS encoding TonB-dependent receptor — protein sequence MMHVLSKLNMDRRTFGTVRRSICLACSIGLITLLTHMPVEAEEEATTLEEIVVTGEKLVKPTKQTNETVYTGEEVTRKGMEIQGNKADISVYNAIDILPGVNVETPDPYGLSAEQKNVRVRGVRGYLGAMTVEGIPNYGGNPMGPRDYIYDTENFKNIAVYKGAIPADLGTGVGARGGAIEIRPLWPEEKFGADISQAFGLNAYSRTFFRADSGKLPVVNSRLSLSYSYTDADKWKGPGGLGPRNNLNFMLEQPVTGKDSIQFWFNFNDIKQDLFRPLNFEEVQDLGANYNKDYNDKLTGVRSEDINYYKYNHGDFTNNDLLSVIPLTLSDSLRLTFKPYYSLEDSEILNGSISQGGLVQKRTRDIERYGLISEVNYDFSFLKASLGYWVESSDMKIYTQNYVPDTLEYKGYGVYSQNDDNGIVHSPFLKLAGSLCNFDWQAGLKYFYYKDPSSEGYVSSPPTYDLFRATDLDRESKEYEEFLPTLGVAYNFTDSLQAYTSYGRNQIRPYAYVPLISLYNQNRATFQKAGITLNDLFNGYDMEISDNFEVGARFRRGWFEIMPAVFYSMHENLLTTVYDPRVNLSYYQNIGDATGYGFEIETNFYVNDSITLFVNPTYTSLTYDGDLTYQGSILDTDGKQVVDTPEWLVKTGVLWKYKDFEVVPTLTYVGARYGDAEHTERIGDHFLADLKMNYTLKKLPVAEALKVSLELYNLFDNEYVSVINAMDDTRAGSTSYFVGAPFTALMKVSLAF from the coding sequence ATGATGCATGTCCTTTCGAAGTTGAATATGGATCGCCGTACATTCGGCACAGTGAGAAGATCCATCTGCCTGGCCTGTTCCATTGGTCTCATCACGCTGCTGACGCACATGCCCGTAGAAGCGGAAGAAGAAGCGACAACGCTTGAGGAGATTGTCGTCACCGGAGAAAAGCTTGTAAAACCCACAAAACAAACCAACGAAACGGTTTACACGGGTGAGGAAGTGACCAGGAAGGGTATGGAAATCCAAGGAAACAAGGCCGACATCAGCGTATACAACGCCATAGATATTCTTCCTGGGGTAAATGTAGAAACCCCCGATCCCTATGGTCTCTCCGCAGAACAAAAAAACGTCCGTGTCCGAGGGGTACGCGGCTACCTTGGAGCGATGACCGTCGAGGGGATTCCGAACTACGGCGGGAACCCCATGGGACCGAGAGATTATATCTACGACACGGAAAATTTCAAAAACATAGCTGTTTACAAGGGGGCGATACCTGCCGACCTCGGAACGGGAGTCGGGGCGCGCGGAGGAGCCATAGAGATCAGGCCCTTATGGCCGGAAGAGAAGTTTGGGGCCGACATCAGTCAGGCCTTCGGTCTGAATGCTTACAGCCGCACCTTTTTCAGAGCGGACTCTGGAAAACTGCCGGTGGTGAACAGCCGCCTTTCCCTTTCCTATTCCTATACAGATGCGGATAAGTGGAAAGGGCCAGGTGGACTCGGCCCCAGAAACAATCTCAATTTCATGCTGGAACAGCCGGTAACGGGCAAAGACAGCATTCAATTCTGGTTCAATTTCAATGACATCAAGCAGGACCTCTTTAGACCGCTCAACTTCGAGGAGGTCCAGGACCTCGGCGCCAATTACAACAAAGACTACAATGACAAATTGACGGGAGTTCGAAGCGAGGACATCAACTACTACAAATACAACCACGGCGACTTCACAAACAACGACCTTCTTTCCGTCATCCCCCTGACATTGAGCGATTCTCTCCGCCTAACCTTCAAACCATACTATTCGCTTGAAGATTCGGAGATTCTCAACGGATCGATCTCTCAGGGGGGCCTTGTTCAAAAAAGGACCAGGGACATCGAGCGATATGGTTTGATCTCGGAGGTCAATTATGACTTTTCTTTCCTGAAAGCGTCACTCGGCTACTGGGTTGAATCATCGGATATGAAAATCTATACTCAGAATTATGTCCCGGATACGCTTGAATACAAAGGCTATGGAGTTTACAGCCAAAATGACGACAACGGAATCGTCCACAGCCCCTTTTTGAAGCTGGCGGGGAGCCTATGCAATTTTGACTGGCAGGCGGGCCTCAAATATTTCTACTACAAGGACCCAAGCAGTGAGGGATACGTCTCCAGCCCTCCGACCTACGATCTTTTCAGGGCAACCGATCTGGACAGGGAATCTAAAGAATACGAAGAATTTCTTCCAACTTTGGGAGTCGCTTATAATTTTACAGATTCCTTGCAGGCTTATACGAGCTACGGCAGAAACCAGATCAGACCCTACGCCTATGTTCCATTGATCAGCTTATACAATCAAAACAGGGCAACGTTTCAAAAGGCGGGCATCACTTTGAATGACCTCTTCAACGGGTACGACATGGAAATTTCCGACAATTTTGAGGTGGGAGCCAGGTTTCGAAGAGGCTGGTTTGAAATCATGCCCGCGGTGTTTTATTCCATGCACGAAAATCTCCTCACCACTGTCTACGATCCCAGAGTCAACCTCAGTTATTATCAAAATATAGGGGATGCCACGGGGTATGGCTTCGAAATAGAGACCAACTTTTATGTCAACGACAGCATCACCCTTTTTGTCAATCCCACCTACACCAGCCTCACGTACGACGGGGATTTGACCTACCAGGGTAGTATCCTGGATACCGACGGCAAGCAGGTGGTCGATACCCCGGAGTGGCTCGTCAAGACAGGCGTGCTCTGGAAATACAAAGATTTTGAAGTGGTGCCCACTCTGACCTATGTCGGCGCCCGCTATGGCGATGCAGAACACACGGAAAGAATCGGAGATCATTTCCTGGCAGATCTCAAGATGAACTATACCCTGAAGAAATTACCCGTGGCGGAAGCACTGAAAGTTTCTCTTGAACTGTATAACCTGTTTGATAATGAATATGTGTCCGTGATCAATGCCATGGACGACACGAGGGCGGGAAGCACCAGCTACTTTGTGGGAGCCCCCTTCACCGCCCTGATGAAGGTATCGCTGGCCTTTTGA
- a CDS encoding ABC transporter permease: MHHWKELAASAWNQHLGRTGILGIVLLTLLALLSLCWTPYPPESVSGPSLSPPSLLHWFGTNGLGQDIFSQALSGCFISTVTALSVGILSTTIGFGVGACAGFYPRRLGVLLMRSVDVLMAIPRLPLIILLAVFLKPRLTNVLAVLILLAWPGVARTIRAQVLSLREKEAIRFIRFSGAGFIYVLRKHLVRELLPLLLAKGAATASHAIVAEAGLSFLGLGDPTLRSWGMMIRSALDYPGLLWTSAWSWWLLPPSLLVSVAVLSFTLAGYGLDEALRSEESL, from the coding sequence TTGCACCATTGGAAAGAGTTGGCTGCATCGGCATGGAACCAGCATTTGGGACGAACCGGAATCCTTGGAATCGTGCTTCTGACTCTTCTTGCCCTGCTGAGCCTGTGCTGGACTCCTTATCCGCCTGAATCCGTTTCCGGGCCAAGCCTCTCTCCTCCAAGTCTTCTGCACTGGTTCGGGACCAACGGACTTGGGCAAGACATCTTCAGCCAGGCGCTTTCAGGATGCTTCATTTCCACCGTGACCGCTCTGTCGGTCGGCATTCTATCCACAACCATCGGTTTTGGGGTAGGGGCCTGCGCAGGTTTTTATCCCAGGCGGTTGGGAGTCTTGCTCATGCGTTCGGTAGACGTGCTCATGGCCATTCCCCGGCTGCCTCTCATCATCCTGCTTGCCGTCTTCCTGAAGCCCCGTCTCACGAATGTGCTGGCGGTCCTCATTTTGCTCGCCTGGCCGGGAGTGGCGCGTACCATAAGGGCCCAGGTCCTTTCCCTTCGGGAAAAAGAAGCCATCCGGTTCATCCGTTTTTCAGGGGCGGGTTTCATTTATGTCCTCAGAAAGCATCTCGTGCGGGAACTGCTGCCTCTCCTGCTGGCCAAGGGAGCGGCCACGGCCAGTCATGCCATTGTGGCCGAGGCGGGGCTGAGTTTTCTGGGGCTGGGAGATCCCACCCTGAGAAGCTGGGGTATGATGATTCGAAGCGCTCTCGACTATCCCGGGCTGCTCTGGACATCGGCCTGGAGCTGGTGGCTTTTGCCGCCTTCCCTGCTGGTGAGTGTTGCGGTGCTTTCATTTACTCTGGCGGGCTATGGGCTCGATGAGGCCCTGCGCAGCGAGGAGTCCTTGTAA